A DNA window from Mucilaginibacter xinganensis contains the following coding sequences:
- a CDS encoding phosphoketolase family protein encodes METNNCVEVALSEGTPLSTELLGKLDAYWRAANYLSVGQLYLRDNPLLKEPLKLQHVKNMLLGHWGTTPGQNFIYTHLNRIIKQYSLDMIYISGPGHGGPAVVAGTYLEGTYSEVYPAITRDEEGLKKLFTQFSYPGGISSHASPQTPGSMHEGGELGYSLSHAFGAVLDNPALIAACIVGDGEAETGPLATAWHSNKFINPLTDGTVLPILHLNGYKISNPTVLARIPHEELEQLFRGYGYNPIFVEGSDPDYMHQRMAAALDYAVDRIKQIKYDAGQNPDGPRPHWPMIILRSPKGWTGPKIVDGKQIEGTFRSHQIPLSVSASAPKEHLQQLEDWMKSYKPEELFDKNGCLIPELVELAPKGNSRMGANPVTNGGLLLRDLRMPEFRNYAVNVQSHGVEGEGDVHVTGRFLRDVISLNPDNFRIFGPDETVSNRLEEVFEVTNRQWNAATQQNDEFLAPAGRVMEMLSEHQCEGWLEGYLLSGRHGVFNCYEAFIHIIDSMFNQHAKWLKMTNEIPWRRKISSLNLLLTSTVWRQDHNGFTHQDPGFIDHVINKKAEIVRVYLAPDANCLLSIMDHCLRSRHYVNVIVAGKHPSPQWLNMDEAIDHCSRGIGIWDWASNDQDVEPDLVMACSGDVPTLETLAAVKILREHLPELKIRVVNVVDLLKLERQSEHPHGLSDSDFDALFTKNKPIIFAFHGYPWLIHRLTYNRTNNNNIHVRGYKEEGTITTAFDMTVLNDMDRFHLVMDAIDRLPQTGTKGTYLKQALEDKLIEHKEYICINGEDMPEIRNWTWS; translated from the coding sequence ATGGAAACTAACAATTGTGTTGAAGTTGCGCTGAGTGAGGGAACACCTCTTTCAACAGAACTACTGGGTAAACTGGATGCTTATTGGCGTGCGGCAAATTATTTGTCAGTTGGGCAGCTTTATTTGCGCGACAATCCGTTACTTAAAGAACCGCTTAAATTGCAGCACGTGAAAAACATGCTGCTTGGTCACTGGGGAACAACGCCGGGGCAGAATTTTATCTATACCCATCTTAACCGGATAATTAAGCAGTATAGCCTGGACATGATCTATATTTCAGGGCCAGGGCACGGCGGACCAGCTGTTGTTGCGGGCACCTATTTAGAAGGGACTTACAGTGAAGTATATCCTGCGATTACACGGGATGAAGAGGGGCTTAAAAAGCTCTTTACGCAGTTTTCCTACCCCGGCGGCATATCAAGCCATGCTTCCCCGCAAACGCCCGGATCAATGCATGAAGGCGGTGAACTTGGGTATTCTTTAAGCCACGCATTTGGCGCGGTGCTGGATAACCCGGCACTGATAGCCGCCTGCATAGTTGGAGACGGTGAAGCCGAAACCGGGCCATTGGCTACAGCCTGGCACTCCAATAAATTTATAAACCCGTTAACAGACGGCACCGTTTTGCCTATTTTACATCTTAACGGGTATAAAATCTCCAATCCAACCGTTTTAGCAAGGATACCACATGAAGAATTGGAGCAGTTATTCAGAGGGTACGGGTATAACCCAATATTTGTAGAAGGATCAGACCCTGACTACATGCATCAAAGAATGGCAGCAGCGCTTGATTATGCTGTTGACAGAATTAAACAAATCAAATACGATGCCGGCCAAAACCCTGATGGCCCTCGCCCGCATTGGCCAATGATAATTTTAAGGTCGCCAAAAGGATGGACAGGACCAAAAATTGTAGATGGCAAGCAAATAGAAGGCACTTTCAGATCGCACCAAATTCCTTTATCGGTTTCGGCCTCGGCACCAAAAGAACACTTACAACAGTTGGAAGATTGGATGAAGAGTTATAAGCCGGAAGAACTTTTTGATAAAAACGGTTGTTTAATCCCCGAACTGGTCGAACTGGCTCCGAAAGGCAACAGCCGTATGGGTGCCAACCCCGTTACAAACGGAGGTTTGTTATTGCGAGACCTGCGCATGCCGGAATTCAGAAACTATGCGGTTAATGTTCAGTCGCATGGGGTGGAAGGTGAAGGGGATGTACATGTTACAGGACGATTCCTGCGCGATGTTATCAGCCTTAACCCTGACAATTTCAGGATCTTCGGACCCGATGAAACCGTTTCAAACCGGCTTGAGGAAGTGTTTGAGGTGACCAACAGACAATGGAATGCAGCAACCCAACAAAACGATGAATTTCTCGCTCCCGCCGGCAGGGTGATGGAAATGCTCAGCGAGCACCAGTGCGAAGGTTGGCTGGAAGGCTACTTATTGAGCGGCAGGCACGGCGTTTTTAACTGCTACGAGGCTTTTATTCATATCATCGACTCCATGTTTAACCAACATGCCAAATGGTTAAAAATGACTAACGAGATTCCCTGGAGAAGGAAAATATCGTCATTAAACCTCCTGCTCACATCAACCGTTTGGCGACAGGACCACAATGGATTTACCCACCAGGATCCTGGCTTTATTGACCACGTAATTAATAAAAAAGCCGAAATAGTACGCGTTTATCTTGCACCCGATGCAAACTGCCTTTTATCAATAATGGACCACTGCCTGCGTAGCCGCCATTATGTAAATGTCATTGTTGCCGGCAAACATCCATCGCCCCAATGGCTGAACATGGACGAGGCAATTGACCATTGCAGCCGCGGAATAGGAATATGGGACTGGGCCAGTAATGATCAGGATGTTGAGCCAGATCTGGTGATGGCCTGTAGCGGTGATGTGCCTACCTTAGAAACGCTGGCCGCAGTAAAAATATTGAGAGAACACCTTCCCGAACTTAAAATACGGGTGGTTAACGTGGTTGACCTTTTGAAACTGGAACGCCAGTCTGAACATCCGCATGGCTTAAGCGACAGCGACTTTGATGCGTTGTTTACGAAAAACAAGCCTATTATATTTGCATTTCATGGCTACCCATGGCTCATCCACCGCTTAACTTATAACCGCACTAACAACAACAATATTCATGTACGCGGTTATAAAGAAGAAGGCACCATAACTACAGCCTTTGATATGACGGTGCTTAATGACATGGATCGATTCCATTTGGTAATGGATGCCATTGATCGCTTACCGCAAACCGGCACTAAGGGAACCTATCTGAAGCAAGCCCTAGAGGATAAATTAATTGAACACAAAGAATATATCTGTATAAATGGTGAGGATATGCCGGAGATACGAAACTGGACGTGGAGCTAA
- a CDS encoding universal stress protein: MKTLLIATDFSDNAKHAAEYGYGIATQLRANLLLLNAFMVPAEMPEGGLVTWPLYDYDDLVKNAADGLAELETELRKGGQSQIFKPAVKCMSEVGEASTVINDIVDKEKVRLTIMGTHGTSGISQFILGNHSKRMINATTGPLLLVPSPAPLTPVKKVAFATDFTHPDKDLKIIYELIDLIKPLNAELLITHVQDKKDEGIQFKKWLDNFLGDISNKADYPNIYYRSIKSEKADKGLNWLCKHGQVDILAMVHRKHGFLAQLLTGSHTQKLANQIDIPLLILPEKE, encoded by the coding sequence ATGAAAACTTTACTTATAGCAACAGATTTTTCGGATAACGCCAAACACGCTGCTGAGTATGGATATGGAATAGCGACCCAGCTAAGGGCTAATTTGCTGCTGTTAAATGCGTTTATGGTGCCGGCCGAGATGCCCGAGGGCGGGTTGGTTACCTGGCCGCTGTATGATTATGATGACCTCGTGAAAAATGCGGCCGACGGATTAGCCGAATTAGAAACAGAGCTCAGGAAAGGAGGGCAGTCACAAATATTCAAACCCGCTGTTAAGTGTATGAGTGAGGTAGGTGAAGCCAGTACGGTTATTAATGACATAGTTGATAAAGAAAAGGTACGGCTTACCATTATGGGTACCCATGGAACCAGCGGGATAAGCCAGTTTATTCTCGGAAACCATTCAAAAAGGATGATAAATGCTACAACAGGCCCTTTATTGCTGGTTCCGTCACCTGCGCCGCTTACACCGGTAAAAAAAGTTGCGTTTGCCACTGATTTTACCCATCCGGATAAGGATCTTAAAATCATTTACGAACTGATTGACCTGATTAAACCGCTAAACGCGGAATTACTGATTACTCACGTTCAGGATAAAAAGGATGAAGGAATCCAATTTAAAAAATGGCTGGATAATTTTTTAGGAGACATCTCCAACAAAGCCGATTATCCAAATATCTATTATAGGTCCATAAAAAGTGAAAAGGCCGACAAAGGGCTTAATTGGCTATGTAAGCACGGCCAGGTAGATATTTTGGCAATGGTACACCGAAAGCACGGTTTTCTTGCTCAGCTTTTAACAGGCAGCCATACGCAAAAGCTGGCTAACCAAATTGATATCCCACTATTGATTTTGCCGGAAAAGGAGTAG